Part of the Trichoplusia ni isolate ovarian cell line Hi5 chromosome 16, tn1, whole genome shotgun sequence genome, GTTTTGCTTGTGACTGAATTTActtcaatgtaaaatttaaaatattaataaaatattcttgttttaaaccCGCGTATAAATAAGTCTAATTCGacttaatttacaatttcactAAGTACttcttgttttctttaaaatacgGGTATTTAAGTAGATTAtgaattctttttaatttaagaaccTCTTTTTTGACGCCGAATTGAATCACTTAAAATATTGAGTAATACACTGAATCCCAGAGGCATGTGATGGGACATGGTAAGAAAAATGTGAGTAGTCAGCTTGCACACAGTAAAAATGCGATTGTTCTGTGGGAGCCCATTCGTCAAGTCTCTTGTTTTGATTCATGTATACTTGAagcaatatttttcattttttatgttaataagtaGTTATGATCAATTTATAAGTTGTGATATCTATTGCCGTGTAAATAGAACtgttttgaatacaatttaaatgagccgtttattttttatcgtgcAAAATATCTTAATGATGTATGTTGTAAAGGATATCAGTGGGTATGCATTAATTATAGCTTTGCTTTAGGATCCTATGACATTTTctgtaaaaatctatttattgttTAGATTCCTTAACGAATTAGACGGAACACCTGATGTTGGATGGAATAGGAGGTTGCCGTGTAATGGCAGTATAGTGTCATCTAATAAGGTTTATACAGCGGTATTGTACCATACTGGTGAAGCCAGAAAAATAAAGTGATGTCTAAATGGATTACTGTTTTTtcacttcatttaaaaaaccttCGTCTACAGCTCCCCACGGAAACTTGAAATGGACCTTTTGAACTACGCTTTTCTATACTAGAATACTTCAGCCGagaggaataaaaataaaggaaagaaATAGATACAATTATTCCATTTACTCTTACAATTCAACAATAATACATATTCTACGTAGTATAATACTAACATAgtctgtattaaaataaaagattaagtatatcttaaaaatatttatatacgcTTTGTTACGATTAATACAtgtaaatatgatattatagATTTAAAGACAAATGTAGCTCTTTGTGCAAAATAGAGGTTTACActcgtatatttttattttttaagtataaatgtGAATGCAAGCGAGCAAGTATGTCATAATATTTATGCAATATATTCGTTGTCTAACGCTTGCTTAACCtttcaaatacttaattttcaCGTATTAATTGCAACAAAGTCAGTAACAAATGGCAAATAAAATTGGTAATCCATAATCTAAACATCATTGACAAAACTTTTCTATAACTCTcaatgtacaaaatattacttttttctaTGTAAGTGTTACCTGAGCAAATATAGCCACGTCTCGATGGACggttaatttattgcaaaactgtgatttacaaattgttattgtagtaaCTGTTCACACTCCGTTATTTTCAGTATTACTAGTGTATAATGCAACTGCTTATTTAGCAAATGCCTTTCTGAATCACCAAGTAAAAGGATCTGTTGCCGAGACGAAATAATGTTGACGCGTAtttctacacaaaaatataaaggcatttacaaaaaaaaaactatttaaataaattttaatttcatccaTGATCTGCATACATCATAATCTTACTTTCTAATCATGAATAGCAGTGAATTAGTTAGCACCAGCGGTAAAGCCAATTAGTATCGGTAACGCGTGACTACAAGCGCCTACAAAGGTGTTAGCGCGAGACTACGACTTCAAAGCTTTTAGACAAATGCACATCTAATATTtgattgctttttttctttgcaggtttgggtttttatttattgtttcgtaGAACACAGCTTACATTATTTTAGACGACCGCCTGTCCGTTTCAtagttcattattaaaaatatattactttatttcgTCTTTCAAGAAAATTTCGTAACACAGATACTTTCCAAGTTTTATACATCACAGTGTACCTAAGCATTAAATGCCTAACAAAACTTCGCTTCTgtgataaatatataattacaattatattattatggttggaTTACTGTCCAAtctattgtacaaatattttgtacatttctaaataatacaCATTTGTTAATATgcttaaaatctatttttgtaaaagttacattttagtACACTTTTCTTTTAACTGCCGAACCTTATTCTAAAACCAGGTGTTGCCATAggataaaatagttattttattattgcagtCTTCGAAGACAAGTCCAACCAAATGAGACAAGAGTGACTTGTGTAGAtcagtttctttttattattgaagtgTAAAATATGGCTATGACATCATAATGTGGATCATATTGGCCCGTCATTAGTAATATCGGTATGTGGTCTGGCATATCGCGTTAAGTCGGGATCTTTATTAATAGCTTAAAACCCTCGCCGAGACTTCGGgcaatacatacaaataattattaacctttaatttagttattaaaaaggGCAAAAACCTGTTATTTACTTCAACTTAGCTGTTGGAATTAATAAGAGGAAAGAAATCTGTCTAAAGAATAAATTGTGCAAACCATTAAGTATGGCAaactttataacaattatttatatggCAATGCACGGTGTGAGTCAGCTCATTATATTTCTGTGACGTGATTTTAGGTTTACActttaaatagtgtttttattattaattcccAACAGCaatgttaaagtaaattaatatttaaagcattGTTATTAAGACGGATTAACTTCTACCACTGTATTCATGTGTTGAGGATGAGGCTTGAACTCCACAACTTCTTTCCACACCAATTCTGTcaaaatagaagaaaatcatgattagttatattatagtattcttataatatattatgtataacgTTTTACTCTAACAACTACGACAGCCGTATGATGAGTCACAACGTGAGTCAggaaatatcaatttaattatttgttatttcgAACGAGTAAAATACTAAACAGTCTAGGACGacttatcatcatcggcctagccttttcccaactatgttggggtcggctaccagtctaaccgtttcagctaagtaccactgttttacaaggagcgactgcctatctgaccttctcaacccagttacctgggcaacacgataccccttggttagactggctgtcagacttttcaagcttctgactacctgtaacgactgtcaaagatgtaggaataacagccgggacccacaatttaacgtgccttccgaaacacggaggaactcgttatgacaaagatggtcacccatctacggaccaaccgcatcaagcatggcttaacctgtgatcgaaacacttatgcggttatagcttagccacgagctcctctagtCTAGGACGACTCTCAACCGATAAATAGATGTGATTCAAAGGCGAAAACATAAAGCGGAtttgaaaaaagttttgatgTGAAATCTCTGCAGAAACAAATAACTTATGTTTTGCATGCTATAATAAAACGGACCTATATAAGGGtaatacaaggattaaaaaaaaatagggataGTAACTAactttttccataaaaataaactcaatacTTAATCCGATCGTGCCTAATTATCGCATCATATCCATATCAATCAGATAACCTGTTCCAGTTAACAAACCAATTTCCCATTAACAATAGAACGataacaatgtaaatatttaggGGAGAAACTAAATATAAAGGCACATTTAGACGGCGCAAGAAATACCGCGAGTTTCAATTCATTACGGAGCCGCTAAGCTCTCGTATCAAAAGTTGTATGTTACTGCCGATGAACAATCGCAgcttgtattatatttttcgcATCGTCTAAATCAGGCTTAAATGTAAGCGGTAACTCATTAGTGTGATACTCGGAAACGACTATCTATACAGGGGATAAGGATTAAGCATACCCACGCTGACTTGAAATTGATTAGTTTATGCAATATTGATAATCaagaataataatgattttgtgagataaataatatcatactttGTAATTTGCTGATTTCAATGCCGTACTGGTTATCAGATATTTTtggaaggtatttttttaataagcctTTTCTTAGGATTTTCTAAACCGAGAACTAATTACAATGCCAATAAACATGACAGCTGGGTAAGACATTATGGTTAGTTAGAATGCAAGATGGTTAAGAATAAATTGATGCAGGCTTTCTAATTCACGTATGAACTTAGTACCGAGTATGCTGATAGTCGATCTAGACTTAAAGTTAAGCGTAAACCAAGTGTTACATACAGTATTGCTAGTTGTTGTAGTTCCTAACTGATGATTTTTACACAGACTTATATCGCAACTTATATGCACAACTTATACAAGGAGTAGAGGTTACCTTTCCATTTGTCAACTGGCAGTTCCATATCCTCGAAGCTCTGGTCATAAGGCGCGGAGACGGGCTCGTCGTCAGGATCAGCGTACTGAGCCAAGTATTCGTGTGCTAGAGCTTGCTCCGCTGTTATACGTCTAGAACAcaatttgaacatttttaacaGAGAAAATAACAAAGCAATTTAGGAAGGAAGGTGGGATGGCAAGAATTCTTGCATCATTCATATGGTTTTCTAGAATAGGGCATGCAGTAAATCAATAATAAGGTGGTGGGACGAAAAAATGTTACAGGTTAGCCAGAAAGGCCCCTAAAAtaggtttgtttttgttatcgtAGAAGATACGTATATGATAGATAAGATATTTTCTATATTGGGAGAGGGATATTGGATGAACTTGCCATGTCTCAAACCATACCTATTTCTGTTCATTTGGTGAACTTAAAAGTAGAAACATGTAGATATACCTGAGAGGGGAAAAGGTAAAGTCGGGCATAAAGTAAAGACATACAAAATGGTGTATTGTATGTGGGTTATCTATAGagataatattatagattagTTGACTAATGAATGAATGAGTGTGGTATAAGTTGTCACGCAGCAAGTGCACGAGCACCGAACTAAATGCGACAACAATATAGTCGAACAAAGACATAACAACAATGCGAACAAACAATAGCGATCGAAAACAAATCGCTTTTCTGCGATCTAGGAGTTTGTTTTGTGTCAAGTATACCTACTTGGTGGCTACCGCCAGTAGATTTGAATACATACTGAACTTTTACGAGAAACTGTAATGGCCCTAATgcaatcattataataatagagAAAAATTTAAGTTGACACTAATGTAGCTGTAAAAAGAGAAAgtctgaatttatttatttaaatttgttcttACTTAAGCgtgagttaaaataaaaacaaaagtatgaTATGCAAATAGCATCCTTAACATCATagcaatagatttttttattaatttcgttttaaaaccGGGGTTACCGGCGAGAATAGtaaatttttcacttttacTACCAGGAAGTAAGGCTTAAGAAACACACTTAAATTCAAGAAATGGTTAATCTTAATATAAACATGGACCCAGTTAACCTTAGCATTATCAAAGTGTTTCGAAGCGTAGGCGGTGGGTTTAATGATATTTCAACTTGATAATTTAAGGAAAAGCAAGGCAAACAGGTTCTGAGATACCAAAACAATTTGTGagtcactgttttttttttcacataaagTAGCAATTGtctcaaaagaaaacattacctAAATGAAAATAGGTCAAGGTTTTAGCATAAATTGGGGATCTCTTCAATTTAATACAGATATTCTTATGAGTTCGACCGCGACTCCGTCGCCGCGTAAGTTATTGATTTGAGACTCCGGTCGGGTTAGAAAACAGTCGGGCggtcaaaattataaaaattactgTTTGATATTTTCGTTGTAGCTTTAAAATCCCTATCGCAAAACGCTGGGGACGCAAGTTTCTAACGTGGGATCGTTTAAACCGTTGTCAACTTTAACGTCAAACGACGTTGAGACTGGTCTGTTTACCATAATCTTTTGTTCTTAACAGAACAATGATTGCATCGACAGATATGTTTTTAGGCGAAACAACTTAATTTAGACTTATAACAATAGGTTTTTTGCAAGTGATATGTTGTATAAAAAGTGTTAAATGGATCGTTTAATTTTGAAGTTCTTCTAGGGGCCTTACTCTAACCTCTTCAAGAAAGACTTAACGTTGTGGAATCGTGACAGAGCACTGCACTTCGAAGAGtagtttttctttcttttttcgctCTAGCTACAGCTTACTTACCACTTTATAACGATGTTTACTTACAGCACCCGAGTCACAAGCGGTGGTAGGTaccttgttaatatttataaataatgcattacAATTCACGTATACATGAATGTGTTACTCACTTGTCAGCATCCAGTTCCAGCATGAGTTCCAATAAGTTGACGGCCAGCGGGTTGGCCCCGCGGAACACTTCGCGGAAATCACGTCTCTTGAGCGCCGGCAAGGACTGGATGTAGTTCCTAGCCTGAAACATGGCAATAACAGATGTGTTTACGTACAAAATTGGGTACGTTCAGTAGCTGATACCGTACCGTAGTTCATACCGAATAGCTTGTTTTGattgtaaaatacaattttgtgttAAGATCTATTGCAGTTCAAGACTTTTCTCTTCTTTGGGTGGGATATTCCgagctttaatttaaaatttctcaaGTTTCTTTAGGACTAAATAAAAGCTGAGAAATATTCGTGAAACTCTACATTCTTTAAGACCAATCATTGAACGATCAAATCAACGACAGTTCATCGATTATGGTCTGTTTGCTTGGAACCAATAGGGTCTAATTGCTATAATTACAAACCCAACAGAATTTTCTAGTGTCCTCTTTTAAATTACTATCATATCCTATCCAACATGCTTGTACAAAACCTTAAAAGTTGAATGCCATATTTGTACattctgatattttatttaccaattATGGCCTGTTCTGTATGCGACAATTAACACGATTCATGATCACAATGACAAGTAAGAGCGACGTCACAAACATAGAAACATAATGTAACATACACGTTTTCTTTATACACACAATTGTGGAAACAGAACACAAGTAACGACGGACTCGAAGATCTATTTACAAAGTTAGTACTATTTAAACGCCTTGGAAAATgacattaaacttttttttacagcCTTTATTAATTTGTACCAATGCAGTCCAGAAACAGTGAAATATCTAGATGCTTTCTTATCCAATTTATCTAAATATTCTTGTAATAAGCAGTTTCTAGTTCCATTATTTCGCTTATcttgttaaatatgtattgtttaatcTCAGAAAGCGTCAAAGCCTGCATTAGTTTaaactattcatattttatagattattatattagtcGTCTCACTCACCTCTTCgctaattattttgtcaatagtCTCTTGATCTGGTCTTCCgcacaaaaacaatattcttgTGAGGTGATCAATATCTGGATGCACGCATGTTAAGGTTACACAAGCACCAAACTTACACAAGCCGCGGACACGACCAGACAACATCAATTAAAAGCGAGTTAATGGAAAGCACAACTGCCATTGTTGATCATATGTACATAATTACACCACAAGACCTATGAAACAATGAATGGAAGCTACTTACTGACTCCGAAGATATTTTCGTCATAAACTCTTGCGCAGGTGTTCCGAGTATTTCCATGATCAAATTCAATTGATGGATATCTGTCTCATCCATTAAGGTTGAAAGCCATTGgggttttaacaaaataattaaaagctaagCAGTGATCGGTGCGTAAGAGCGTaattatgtagattttttttttgtgttttaactATTTACCGATTGAAAAACCAACTAtgagaaaaatctaaaaatattaccaaGGTTAAGACACAATTATACTTACTCCACCCAGTTACCAAAATACAAATGGCAACactaaacaattttgataatgGTAACAAATAATTAGGGGGCGTTTGTTTATACTATTATGGCTTTTCAGATTAGTAGTGATAtgaattttatgatatttttgtgatttttatgaacaaacatgaGTGTTTCAGTTTTCTTACAACATTATAATTCAGgttttgagtattttaattgtgtataaTGTGTAGTTCTATCTTTCTAAGAAATAGACTAAGTACTTTACAAAGTGGTTTCACAAAAGTTCGAATAGTAGTATTTAGGATGctgaataatatatttgtggAATGTTCTTTTGTAGGTGTACAGTTAATGAGTTTCTGAAGGTTAGACACATGAACATATCTATTGAAATTGCATCTTCATCTTAGCAGTTcatacttcaaaataataaaaagcatgcaaaaaaaagtttatgaaatcatttttaaaaggatACGGTCTGAACCTGGGAACAGGGTTCTACCTGTCAGTAGTTCTGCCATAATGCAGCCCACTGACCAAATGTCAACTGTCTGGTTGTAATGCATCCAGTTGAGCATGATCTCAGGGGCTCTGTACCATCTGAAAATATGTTACTTTCGTCTATACTATAGCATTTAATCTTTATTCAATGGAATAAggagaaatattttatgtttcaagggatttttcgttaaatattttaatgtaagagAGATGTCCAGTAAAATATGAAGTTTCAAGCTAAATGAAATCTATAgcatatatattaaaataataaaaaaccagAAGCTAAAGGTGTGTCGAAACATTGAGCGGCACTGGTGAGCAGCCGCGGTAGGGTCGCGGCGTCATGTTAAGCTTACTCTTCCGCAAACATTTGTTGTCATATACACAACTAGAATTAGGTGCAGAAATGCTGGCTAGGCCTGAACcccatataattaaaatgttttctgtttttAGCAATGTTAAAGTGTTCAGGTCTAGTGCCATACCCACGTCTTGCTGCTGCCTTTACCGGGCGATATTTTGTCACACACTAACATTAGCTTGCTCTATCCACAAGTATAGTAAACATACCTTGTAGCTACATAGCCAGTCATCTCTGTTTCAGTTGGCCTGGCTAGACCAAAATCTAAGATTTTCAACTCACAGTCTTCATTCACAGCAATGTTAGATGGTTTTAGATCCTACAATATTAATACTTGTGTTACACAAATGGTCTTGCCAAAAGATATTGGCATGGATGTGAAATTAAAACAtgcaatataatttaacaaattaagttTGAAGAAAATACTGATTATTAAATTAGATAAATTAGTTGATTTCTTtgtgaattcaaaataaaatgattcaaGATATATATTGATCATGTGactaaataagattttattttagacaaattaatttaaaaaatactgtacaAAAATCTTTGCTTTGCCTATGTTTTGTTTAATCAAGTGTCTGCAATGATTTGTCTACAGTTATGTGAAGTAAAATACagctgtaaataattataattaataacaaatgaacATACCCTATGGATGATGCCAGCTGAGTGTATATATTTAAGTCCTCGGAGTATTTGATAGACAAGGAATTGAACATGGTCATCAGAAAGCTTTTGGGTGCGGACAATATTGTTCAAGTCTGCCCCCATCAAGTGTGTGACCAGATAAACTTGTTGAAACTCTTCTAGAGTTTTTTCAGGACTAAACACATCCAATAGACCTATTGTAGGAATaatagattttagttttaatttcaatttgttctTCAGATGTTATATAAATTTCCcatattttaataacaccagcctgtaagtATCCCACAGCTGGGAAAAAGCAACTTATCATTTAAAGAAGGATTCTGAGTATTGCTCATTGCAATATTTTGTGGGTTTTATGTCAATTGTGTTgtaaacattttcagttttgatTCTTTTTAGAAAGTATCTGATAAGTGGTCcccgtttaaaaaatatatatttaccaATAACATTCTCGTGGTTCATATGTTTTAACATCCGCAGTTCGCGGTAAGTCCGCTTAGCATGTACGGCAGATTGGAATGGTCGCGCCAACTTTTTGATTGCCACCTTCATATTATGGACGGTGTCGATAGCGGAACTGTAAGTAAATTGTTCATCTTAGATGCAAGAAtagacaaaaagaaaaataagccCGCCCACGTAAAGAATGTCGTTCGATATTGTGCATAGGAACTGTTGTCTAACTGATATTGCAAGCTATAGATgtacaacataaataataaattatttaaattacataaaaatacatactggCATAATGCCGAATATATTCACAAACACATACCAAACTTGTCCGTAAGCACCTGAGCCCACAGGTGTAAGCATTTGGTATCTTTCCGGGACAATCCATTccgttttattaatttccacCTTGTGGTACCGAGGCATCTTGTTATCTTCGACAGGATATTTTAATCCAGTActgacttaaataaaaatgagagataaaatataaattatctgaCACCCGACTGATCCAAAAGAATTTATCACTTTTTAAGGCCACAGATTACTATGAAATTTGAAGCCAGactaaagacaaacaaacatctagttttcttttaaatgcgGATATGATTACAGTAgaagttttcaatttgtttctggttaatgatttatgaatattttagttgtTGATCAGTGGTCTGTatgtcaataataattttagtctaagttaatattttttattacagcaaggccatttgtatttgtatgcaAATGACAGtcattttatgaatgaaatctCGAAAAGCGCTATCAATTTTACTGATCGGTTGGACATGATAGTAACACACTTCGGCAAGCAGCTGTCATCTGTCAAACTTGTAAACTGTCAGTGTCAAGCCGTCAACATCTCAGATGTTCACTTGAGCTCCGAGTTTTGCTTTTGTTCATCTTTTCACAATACGAAGCAATTGAGTAACTTTTAATCATGGCTCAAACTGCGGGCGTTAAGCCCATGACCATTGCCGGTCGTGTGGCATCCGAACGTGAAAGATGTTTAGGAATGACCGATGTTGAGAGGGCTTGGCGTAAGCAATGGTTACAAGATCAAGTCTTGGCTCCTAACGAACCTGTTCATGTACCCGAATACTGGAAAGAGCGTACTAATATTATCCGCCGTATCTACCGTGCACCTTTGGACAACCTTTTCAAAGCTCTTACTCCAATGCTGGTGAGGTTACATAACAATAACCTAATAGTGTAAACAATTTGTTAAAGGTAGTGTATACATTGAGAACTATTTCAGGGAGCGTCGCGTGCTGCTGATTATAGATACATCGCTGGGAAATTAGGATTGATCACTTTCGGCGTTTTTGCAGGCCACTACTACTTCAAATACAATGGAAATGTAAGTATTGAAAAGTAATAACTGGCTAtatattgttatatatttaaataacaacacaACTGATTTATCATAGCTGGatttaaagacaaatattatgcaaagtgtagtaaaacaaacaaaaaatgaaatgtaaaagaacacaaaatatttctgCACTAAAATTGCACGCACAGCTATAGAAAGCAGTGGACAACAAGTGGCAATTGGccattaacaaatatattataacctTTTAATTATATTGGCAACTTTAGATTTACTctcatagaataaaatataggtGGTCTCT contains:
- the LOC113501942 gene encoding mitogen-activated protein kinase p38b-like isoform X1 → MPRYHKVEINKTEWIVPERYQMLTPVGSGAYGQVCSAIDTVHNMKVAIKKLARPFQSAVHAKRTYRELRMLKHMNHENVIGLLDVFSPEKTLEEFQQVYLVTHLMGADLNNIVRTQKLSDDHVQFLVYQILRGLKYIHSAGIIHRDLKPSNIAVNEDCELKILDFGLARPTETEMTGYVATRWYRAPEIMLNWMHYNQTVDIWSVGCIMAELLTGRTLFPGSDHIHQLNLIMEILGTPAQEFMTKISSESARNYIQSLPALKRRDFREVFRGANPLAVNLLELMLELDADKRITAEQALAHEYLAQYADPDDEPVSAPYDQSFEDMELPVDKWKELVWKEVVEFKPHPQHMNTVVEVNPS
- the LOC113501942 gene encoding mitogen-activated protein kinase p38b-like isoform X2; translation: MPRYHKVEINKTEWIVPERYQMLTPVGSGAYGQVCSAIDTVHNMKVAIKKLARPFQSAVHAKRTYRELRMLKHMNHENVIGLLDVFSPEKTLEEFQQVYLVTHLMGADLNNIVRTQKLSDDHVQFLVYQILRGLKYIHSAGIIHRDLKPSNIAVNEDCELKILDFGLARPTETEMTGYVATRWYRAPEIMLNWMHYNQTVDIWSVGCIMAELLTGRTLFPGSDHIDHLTRILFLCGRPDQETIDKIISEEARNYIQSLPALKRRDFREVFRGANPLAVNLLELMLELDADKRITAEQALAHEYLAQYADPDDEPVSAPYDQSFEDMELPVDKWKELVWKEVVEFKPHPQHMNTVVEVNPS
- the LOC113501967 gene encoding uncharacterized protein LOC113501967, which produces MAQTAGVKPMTIAGRVASERERCLGMTDVERAWRKQWLQDQVLAPNEPVHVPEYWKERTNIIRRIYRAPLDNLFKALTPMLGASRAADYRYIAGKLGLITFGVFAGHYYFKYNGNDWTRKGGWRVHKSKPMVLPGQPGFPKKSDRTVGADYANTGFKNAPDV